CAAGGAAAGTGCTTCTTAGGTGAAAGAACACTGTATGTATATTcatattatttactatttatctTCCTCActttaatatggaaaatattataGCTTAATACAGCAACcttgctttaaaatatacaagTAGGACATATCTTACGGCAGGACCCTGAAAAAAATATTGCCATATGCAAAATTTTAGGATTGACAAAGGAAGTTTTTaagtaaatggaaatacattAATAAGTGCGTATCTCAATACCGTTCAGTATTCCCTTTGTTGCTTTCATTCAGTATGTTGACCCTGAAAACGAGTGGTTAGTTTCCAAAAGGTGAGGTCACTGTTGGCAAGATTGAGATTCAGAAGACTAAATAAGgaaccagaattttaaaatataacacagGCCCAGTAATTTTAGCTTATgtagtttcaaaaataaaacaaacaacaaaaaccacctgTATGATCAATGTAACTCTAATGTAGAGCAAGCACCTACAGATTGTAAAGTCTCTCTAGGGTCCTTTTAAAGCACAGATAGTTGATTTggtgtcattttctcttttctggtgGTTCTACTGGGACTTCGATACAAGCAATGTGAACTCTGTTGTCAACCTATGACCTTTCTGTAATGAAGAAAAGATTGGACTGTTGTCTCCTGAGTGTGAAATAATGTAAGGCTTGTCTGAGGAAACCTTTTGCAGTCACAACCAACTGTCCAAATGCTGATAATTAGAGGTGATACAAAATtctaaaatcaatgtgcagaaatttATAAGGAAAACATAAACAACAAGTTTAAGAATAGGCTTTTTTTAGTTTCAAAGAGATTGCAGTTGAAATATCACTAATAAATATCATTATTGTCATccctattgtttatttttcataaacaataacaatttttttctctacaatTCTTGGATGTTTTCTAGCTATTTTTTTATTCCAGGTAAGGATAGCAGCATAACTTATGATGTCACTACAAACAAAACTTTTGACATATTTCCTTACATTCTCCCAAATTAAAAGTGTTTGGATTAGAATTGCAGTAACTTTCTCTGTAAATTGCatacaaattatttcattcatactTGAGGAAAAGCATCATTTGCTATTGAAACTCTCTTTTCATATAAAACTATTTCTCTCATGGTCTATATTCTAAAAATtggacaaacatttaaaaatatttaaaatactaaaaaatacttattttttgtcagcaaataaaatttattggtgAGCATGTGAGGCTAGCATGGCCAAAGGAATCAGTGCTGTCAAAGACCTCAGGAGTGCAGAGCTCGCCACCTGTCCAGAGGGCCACGATTGGGAACATATTTGACTCCACAACCATCCTGGATGAGACGCTTCTTAGCCACTTTGTCTTCAAATTCATTAGCATTAAACTTGGTAAAGCCCCACTTCTTGGAGATATGGATCTTCTGGCGGCCAGGGAGCTTGAACTTGGCCCTGCGTAAGGCTTCAATCACGTGTTCCTTATTCTGAAGTTTGGTGCGGATGGACATGATGACTTGACCAATATGGACTCTGGCCACTGTGCCCTGGGGCTTTCCAAAGGCACCTCGCATACCTGTCTGGAGCCTGTCAGCCCCAGCACAGGACAACATCTTGTTGATGCGGATGACATGGAAGGGATGAAGCCGCACTCGAATATGAAAGCCGTCTTTGCCACAACTCTTCACCATATACTTGTTGGCACAAATTCGAGCGGCCTCCAGGGCTTCAGAGGAGAGCTGCTCATATTCATCAGACACCATGTGACCACAGAGTGGGAACTCATCCACTTTTGCCTTCTTCCGACCCAGGTCAAAGAT
This window of the Prionailurus viverrinus isolate Anna chromosome B3, UM_Priviv_1.0, whole genome shotgun sequence genome carries:
- the RPL10L gene encoding 60S ribosomal protein L10-like, yielding MRRRENVHFLLFKALRVLAVAMGRRPARCYRYCKNKPYPKSRFCRGVPDAKIRIFDLGRKKAKVDEFPLCGHMVSDEYEQLSSEALEAARICANKYMVKSCGKDGFHIRVRLHPFHVIRINKMLSCAGADRLQTGMRGAFGKPQGTVARVHIGQVIMSIRTKLQNKEHVIEALRRAKFKLPGRQKIHISKKWGFTKFNANEFEDKVAKKRLIQDGCGVKYVPNRGPLDRWRALHS